The Opitutales bacterium genome has a window encoding:
- a CDS encoding DUF1552 domain-containing protein — translation MPTIRIPRRNFLKTAGCFVGLPWLETFANISDAKPPLRLAVVFMGNGVNPATWNVSGDSSNLDLSGSLAPLQKYRDRICGFKGLWNPASLDGVGAHYPKMNVLSGLTVKRSTTDIELSTTMDQVIAQQFTGMTPIESLALGIEPPMHRVEEGYTALYSSNISWSRPNRPAPKWIDPQKVLARLMGNSSEQRSFLADRIFTQAKAFQKNISSADRNVINEYTQAAEELQKRLATSNATSLNTAVPSLSPRIGFGDHVDQMFELMSFAFRSDLTRVMTFMMNNDLSGMSFDFLDGVRGGHHSISHHVNNPERLDMYTRVNTYHMEHMAGFLGKLDSIKEADGSLLDNTLVLFCSSLMDGNIHDSRELPILIAGGQNHGIRGNRFFDMSQSENRKLCRLHLAIMDKMGVRLDRFGDASTHLII, via the coding sequence ATGCCAACAATTAGAATCCCAAGACGCAACTTTCTGAAGACAGCTGGCTGCTTCGTGGGCCTCCCCTGGCTTGAGACTTTCGCAAATATATCAGATGCAAAGCCACCCCTACGCCTCGCGGTCGTATTTATGGGCAATGGTGTAAACCCAGCGACATGGAATGTTTCGGGTGATAGCAGTAACCTAGATCTTAGTGGCTCCCTAGCCCCTCTCCAAAAATACCGCGACCGAATCTGCGGATTCAAGGGACTGTGGAATCCCGCCTCCCTCGACGGCGTCGGAGCACATTACCCAAAAATGAATGTCCTCTCAGGACTTACCGTCAAGCGATCGACTACGGACATCGAGTTGAGTACGACCATGGATCAGGTCATAGCACAGCAATTCACTGGCATGACTCCGATTGAGAGTTTAGCTCTAGGTATTGAACCGCCGATGCATCGCGTCGAAGAAGGCTATACAGCCCTATACTCCTCCAACATCTCATGGAGCAGACCCAACCGACCGGCTCCCAAATGGATCGACCCACAAAAAGTATTGGCGCGCCTCATGGGCAATTCTTCTGAGCAACGGTCTTTCTTGGCAGATAGGATTTTCACTCAAGCAAAGGCGTTTCAAAAGAACATCTCCTCAGCGGACCGCAATGTAATCAACGAATATACACAAGCGGCAGAAGAGCTCCAAAAACGCTTGGCCACATCAAACGCCACTTCGCTCAATACAGCAGTGCCCTCGCTGTCTCCACGCATCGGATTTGGTGACCACGTCGATCAAATGTTTGAACTGATGAGCTTTGCTTTTCGCTCAGACCTCACCCGAGTCATGACATTTATGATGAACAATGACCTATCGGGAATGAGTTTTGATTTCTTGGACGGTGTGCGCGGAGGCCACCACAGCATTTCACACCACGTCAACAACCCAGAGCGCCTCGACATGTATACGCGGGTCAACACGTATCACATGGAACATATGGCAGGGTTTCTTGGAAAACTAGACTCGATCAAAGAAGCCGATGGCAGCTTGCTGGACAATACGTTGGTCCTTTTCTGTTCCAGCCTTATGGATGGCAATATTCACGACTCCAGAGAGCTGCCCATTCTGATCGCAGGCGGCCAAAATCACGGAATCCGCGGCAATCGATTTTTCGACATGAGCCAAAGTGAAAACCGCAAACTTTGCCGACTACATCTTGCGATTATGGATAAAATGGGCGTGCGCTTAGATCGATTCGGTGATGCGTCGACACATCTCATAATTTGA
- the hrpB gene encoding ATP-dependent helicase HrpB encodes MVAEDPSVLPIEQLRGAIVSLFQDKECSRVIIGAETGSGKSTQVPQMILDGGCLPSDKRILVLQPRRIAARMLAKRVAAERGEEPGHTVGFRMRHAHVVSAETRIEYITEGMLTQRILNEPKLDGVGAILFDEFHERSLQADVALALALDIQNKLRPDLRIGVMSATLDTERVSEYLNPCRVLSCSGRTFPVDIRYAAQPKRVDGKPIWEQAAWHVSQLFEEEPEGSCLVFMPGAFEIGRTLEALERIGSLRQLEICALHGEMSPEKQDFALNEGSRPKVIVSTNVAETSLTIPGVTKVVDSGLARKLRYDPHRGINTLYIEPISRASADQRAGRAGRLAPGRCVRMWGQSEHGNRPVNEDPELLRVDLSDVLLTIGAAKHVDWDELKWMDYPDQQRLERARSVLNWIGALDASGHITEMGRQMARMSVHPRYARVLLEAAGSEHLDAICVLVALFQERDVIMQLKDRRKEKERVAWWEQHDDAELSDLWKYLIVWEQVAQTRFDMRFCREWGLHGVSLREAAKTARQLRQQVPENAISREDSPITESLARCFLRGFPDHVGRRLDRGTLRCELVGGKRGDIRRESGVRQAQLFVAIELDERTSRGGVSTYLDKLTAIDLEMLRGCFPDQIKTYGTVRFDKARQALEAVQVTAYRDLVIKEEPGGEVDAVAAAEFCAGKVLDGDWKIRAWDASVEQWIERVNCVAQWQPELGVSVIDEAGRRMMLEEICSGASREKDLVGREVWPVLKAWIPDMLHPLLDHLAPEEFLLPTRRKPAKLRYDAKHARVILPATVQELYDLKANDLKVCDGAVSITIEVLAPNRRPVQLTDDLVGFWERSYPQIKKDLAGRYPKHDWR; translated from the coding sequence GTGGTTGCGGAAGACCCATCGGTGTTGCCGATTGAGCAGTTGCGGGGTGCTATTGTTTCTCTGTTTCAGGATAAAGAGTGTAGTCGGGTAATTATTGGAGCAGAGACCGGGTCAGGAAAATCGACTCAGGTGCCGCAGATGATCCTTGATGGTGGCTGCCTGCCGTCAGACAAACGTATCTTGGTGCTTCAGCCACGCCGGATCGCCGCGCGGATGTTGGCCAAGCGTGTTGCTGCAGAGCGAGGTGAGGAGCCGGGGCACACGGTGGGCTTTCGCATGCGCCATGCTCATGTTGTGTCTGCTGAGACGCGGATCGAATACATTACTGAAGGTATGCTCACCCAGCGAATTTTGAATGAGCCGAAGCTGGACGGTGTGGGCGCTATCCTTTTTGACGAGTTTCATGAGCGCAGTCTCCAGGCCGATGTAGCCCTGGCGCTTGCGTTGGATATTCAAAACAAGCTGCGCCCCGATCTTCGTATTGGTGTGATGTCCGCTACTTTGGATACGGAGCGGGTGTCTGAATACTTAAACCCCTGTAGGGTGCTCAGTTGCTCTGGGCGAACGTTCCCGGTGGACATTCGCTATGCGGCGCAGCCAAAGCGGGTCGATGGCAAACCGATTTGGGAGCAAGCTGCTTGGCACGTGAGCCAATTGTTCGAAGAGGAACCTGAGGGGTCTTGTCTCGTGTTTATGCCGGGCGCTTTTGAGATTGGGCGGACTCTCGAAGCTTTGGAGCGTATCGGTTCGCTACGACAACTTGAAATCTGTGCCCTTCACGGGGAGATGTCGCCGGAGAAACAGGATTTTGCTCTGAACGAGGGCAGTCGTCCGAAGGTGATCGTTTCGACCAATGTCGCGGAGACTTCACTCACCATCCCGGGGGTGACCAAGGTGGTTGACTCAGGCCTTGCGCGTAAACTGCGCTATGATCCGCATCGAGGGATTAATACCCTTTATATCGAGCCCATCAGCCGAGCGTCAGCGGACCAACGCGCGGGTCGTGCTGGGCGGCTTGCGCCCGGTCGCTGTGTGCGCATGTGGGGGCAGAGTGAGCATGGGAACCGTCCCGTTAATGAAGATCCGGAGCTGCTTCGTGTCGATTTGAGTGATGTGCTCCTCACGATCGGAGCGGCGAAACATGTGGACTGGGATGAGCTTAAGTGGATGGATTATCCAGATCAGCAACGTCTCGAACGGGCGCGCTCCGTTTTAAATTGGATCGGTGCTCTGGATGCATCGGGGCATATTACTGAGATGGGTAGACAGATGGCCCGTATGTCCGTCCATCCTCGCTATGCGCGGGTGTTGCTTGAGGCGGCGGGTTCAGAACACCTGGATGCCATCTGTGTGCTGGTAGCGCTGTTTCAGGAGCGCGATGTCATCATGCAGCTCAAAGATAGGCGGAAGGAAAAAGAACGGGTTGCCTGGTGGGAGCAGCATGATGATGCGGAGCTAAGCGATCTCTGGAAATACCTCATCGTTTGGGAGCAGGTGGCACAGACGCGCTTTGATATGCGGTTTTGCCGTGAGTGGGGCCTGCATGGCGTGTCTCTGAGAGAAGCTGCTAAGACTGCGCGGCAGTTGCGGCAACAAGTTCCTGAGAATGCGATCAGTCGTGAGGATTCGCCTATCACTGAGTCGCTTGCTCGCTGCTTTTTGCGCGGATTTCCCGATCATGTCGGACGACGCCTTGATCGCGGAACACTGCGCTGTGAGCTCGTCGGAGGGAAGCGGGGTGATATCCGTCGCGAGAGTGGGGTGCGGCAGGCACAGCTCTTTGTGGCGATTGAGCTGGATGAGCGGACCAGCCGTGGGGGTGTTTCGACCTATCTCGATAAGCTGACGGCCATCGATTTAGAGATGCTGCGCGGCTGTTTTCCGGATCAGATCAAGACTTACGGAACGGTGCGTTTCGACAAGGCACGTCAAGCGCTGGAAGCGGTTCAAGTGACGGCCTACCGCGATTTGGTTATTAAAGAGGAGCCGGGTGGTGAGGTGGACGCTGTGGCTGCCGCTGAATTTTGTGCGGGTAAGGTGCTGGATGGAGACTGGAAAATCAGGGCGTGGGATGCATCGGTGGAGCAGTGGATCGAGCGGGTGAATTGTGTTGCACAATGGCAGCCCGAATTGGGGGTCAGTGTGATCGATGAGGCAGGTCGGCGTATGATGCTTGAAGAGATTTGTTCTGGTGCGTCCCGCGAGAAAGACCTTGTGGGACGGGAAGTATGGCCGGTTTTAAAAGCGTGGATACCGGATATGTTGCATCCTTTACTCGATCATCTAGCGCCTGAGGAATTTCTGCTGCCAACCCGTCGCAAACCAGCCAAGCTACGTTACGATGCCAAGCATGCGCGTGTGATTTTACCGGCCACGGTTCAGGAGCTATATGACTTGAAAGCGAACGATTTGAAAGTTTGCGATGGTGCGGTGAGCATTACGATTGAAGTGCTCGCACCGAACCGGCGTCCGGTTCAGCTCACTGATGACCTCGTTGGGTTTTGGGAACGTAGCTATCCGCAAATAAAGAAAGACCTGGCCGGACGTTACCCGAAGCATGATTGGCGGTGA
- the rplQ gene encoding 50S ribosomal protein L17, whose product MRHVKHNHKLGVKTAHRKALVANLAAALLRHGRIRTTLPKAKALRPFIEKIITQAKRAKSAGGAAALHYKRTALARVRDVEAIDLLFNEKVEEFMNRNGGYTRIYKLVKRVGDAADMAIIELIPGDDTGYSKKKKGKAAKDDSAGETEEVTEVEAVEAEEVESTSDETAEPEAAVETPEDSAEEETDKKD is encoded by the coding sequence ATGCGTCACGTAAAACACAACCACAAATTGGGTGTGAAGACCGCCCATCGCAAAGCTTTGGTAGCCAACCTGGCTGCGGCGCTTCTGCGTCATGGTCGTATCCGCACTACACTGCCAAAGGCTAAGGCATTGCGTCCATTTATCGAGAAGATCATCACTCAAGCCAAGCGTGCCAAGTCGGCAGGCGGCGCAGCCGCATTGCACTACAAGCGCACGGCCCTTGCCCGCGTGCGTGATGTCGAGGCGATTGATCTCCTTTTCAACGAGAAGGTCGAAGAATTCATGAATCGCAACGGTGGCTACACACGCATCTACAAGTTGGTGAAGCGCGTAGGTGACGCAGCCGATATGGCGATCATCGAGCTCATCCCTGGCGATGACACCGGCTACTCAAAAAAGAAAAAAGGTAAGGCTGCTAAAGACGATTCTGCTGGAGAGACCGAAGAGGTGACTGAAGTCGAGGCCGTCGAAGCTGAAGAAGTTGAATCAACTTCTGATGAGACTGCCGAGCCCGAAGCCGCGGTTGAAACACCTGAAGACTCAGCCGAAGAAGAAACGGACAAGAAGGACTAG
- a CDS encoding DNA-directed RNA polymerase subunit alpha, with translation MPKRLGKFELPQRLIKEDSQTDTYAKFVAEPFETGYGHTIGNALRRVLLSSIEGAAITSIKIDGVDHEFQSVDGIVEDVTDIVLNLKKVLIISHNSDAFKLIIDVEKDGAVTAGDIQAEANVDIVNPEQVICHLDKTRRFLAELEVSIGRGYCPAENNKTEEQPIGVIPIDSLFSPVKLVKYEVQDTRVGQMTDYNKLTLEVWTDGRISADDAVKQSAAIFKHHLEVFEQVSDEEIEFESEGKEISEEQNRLRKLLNMSVNEIELSVRAANCLNNANITTVGELAMKSEQEMLKYRNFGKKSLNEIKDKLEQLGLSLGMKIDERLIDRPLD, from the coding sequence ATGCCTAAGCGTCTCGGAAAATTCGAATTACCACAGCGTCTCATAAAAGAGGACTCACAAACGGATACGTATGCCAAATTTGTGGCTGAGCCGTTCGAAACAGGATATGGCCACACCATTGGCAATGCCCTGCGTCGTGTCCTCCTTAGCTCAATTGAGGGAGCAGCAATCACTTCTATCAAAATCGATGGTGTAGACCATGAGTTTCAAAGCGTCGACGGCATCGTCGAAGATGTCACCGACATTGTTTTGAACCTTAAAAAGGTCCTCATCATTTCTCACAACAGTGATGCGTTTAAGCTCATCATTGATGTTGAGAAAGACGGAGCTGTCACAGCTGGAGATATCCAAGCTGAGGCTAATGTGGATATCGTAAATCCCGAACAGGTGATTTGCCATCTCGACAAGACGCGCCGTTTTCTTGCTGAGCTTGAGGTGTCCATCGGACGCGGATACTGCCCAGCTGAAAATAACAAAACCGAAGAACAGCCCATTGGCGTTATTCCAATCGATTCTTTGTTCAGCCCTGTCAAACTCGTCAAATACGAGGTCCAAGACACGCGTGTAGGCCAGATGACAGACTACAACAAGCTCACACTCGAAGTGTGGACAGATGGTCGTATCTCTGCAGACGACGCCGTGAAGCAGTCTGCCGCTATTTTCAAGCATCACCTTGAAGTATTCGAGCAGGTCAGCGACGAGGAGATCGAGTTCGAGAGCGAAGGTAAAGAGATCAGCGAAGAGCAAAACCGTCTCCGCAAGCTCCTCAATATGAGCGTGAATGAAATCGAACTCTCGGTGCGTGCTGCGAACTGTTTGAACAATGCAAACATCACCACCGTCGGTGAGTTGGCTATGAAATCTGAGCAAGAGATGCTCAAATACCGCAACTTCGGAAAAAAATCTTTGAACGAGATAAAAGACAAGCTGGAGCAGCTGGGTCTTTCTCTCGGCATGAAAATCGACGAGCGACTCATCGATCGTCCATTAGACTAA